From the genome of Thermoflexus hugenholtzii, one region includes:
- the nuoI gene encoding NADH-quinone oxidoreductase subunit NuoI, which produces MVAELLRGLLTTLQEFLQTNLRGPVTYPYPEVRRPLRTRFKGVHELRRYSNGLERCIGCALCAAACPADAIYVEAGENTDEERYSPGERYARVYEINLLRCIFCGYCEDACPTNAIVLTDKIPPAGYTRESFIVTKAQLLVPPPPGVPGTPQRTTDPALRTRSIWEEGLVNEPV; this is translated from the coding sequence ATGGTGGCGGAGCTGTTGCGAGGTTTGCTGACCACGTTGCAGGAGTTCCTGCAGACCAACTTGCGGGGCCCGGTGACCTATCCTTACCCGGAGGTGCGGCGGCCCCTGCGCACGCGCTTCAAGGGGGTTCACGAGTTGCGGCGCTACAGCAACGGCCTGGAGCGCTGCATCGGCTGCGCCCTCTGCGCCGCAGCCTGCCCGGCCGACGCCATCTACGTGGAGGCGGGGGAGAACACCGACGAGGAGCGCTACTCGCCGGGGGAGCGCTACGCCCGGGTTTACGAGATCAACCTGCTGCGGTGCATCTTCTGCGGATACTGTGAGGACGCCTGCCCGACCAACGCCATCGTGCTGACGGATAAGATCCCGCCGGCCGGCTACACCCGGGAGTCGTTCATCGTGACCAAGGCGCAGCTGCTGGTGCCGCCGCCCCCCGGGGTCCCGGGCACCCCTCAGCGGACCACGGACCCGGCCCTGCGCACGCGCTCCATCTGGGAGGAGGGGCTGGTCAACGAGCCGGTGTGA
- a CDS encoding NADH-quinone oxidoreductase subunit J yields MGELIAFYVLAGVAVATALAMVLTRNAVHSALFLVLNLITVAIFYLLLNAPFVAMVQIAVYAGAVMVLFLFVIMMLGAERVGGAIGLRTQIPLAVGLGIVLVGGALFAFLQAPAGLAPAGSPPAPLGDPAAIGARLLTTHVLPFEITSILLLIAMVGVVVLARDLRSGG; encoded by the coding sequence TTGGGGGAGCTGATCGCATTCTATGTGCTGGCTGGGGTTGCGGTGGCCACTGCCCTGGCGATGGTCCTCACCCGAAACGCGGTGCACAGCGCCCTGTTCCTGGTGCTGAACCTGATCACCGTGGCGATCTTCTATTTGCTTCTGAACGCTCCCTTTGTGGCGATGGTGCAGATCGCGGTCTACGCCGGGGCGGTGATGGTCCTCTTCCTCTTTGTGATCATGATGCTCGGGGCGGAGCGGGTGGGCGGGGCCATCGGTCTGCGCACTCAGATCCCTCTGGCCGTCGGTCTGGGGATCGTGCTGGTCGGGGGGGCGCTGTTCGCTTTTCTCCAGGCGCCGGCCGGGCTGGCCCCCGCCGGGAGCCCGCCGGCTCCCCTGGGGGATCCGGCCGCCATCGGGGCGCGGCTGTTGACGACCCATGTGCTTCCTTTCGAGATCACCTCCATCCTGTTGCTCATCGCCATGGTCGGGGTGGTGGTGCTGGCCCGGGATCTGCGGTCAGGAGGCTGA
- the nuoK gene encoding NADH-quinone oxidoreductase subunit NuoK → MVTLTHYLALSALLFGIGAVGFLIRRNALIVFMCVELMLNAAALAFVAASRYRGLLEGQMAVFFVLTVAAAEVAVGLALMVAIFRTKQTTNVDELRSLKG, encoded by the coding sequence ATGGTCACCTTGACTCATTATCTGGCCCTCAGCGCGTTGCTCTTCGGCATCGGGGCGGTGGGGTTCCTGATCCGACGGAACGCGTTGATCGTCTTCATGTGCGTGGAGCTGATGCTGAACGCTGCCGCTTTGGCCTTCGTGGCCGCCTCCCGATATCGCGGCCTGCTGGAGGGGCAGATGGCCGTCTTCTTCGTGTTGACGGTGGCTGCGGCCGAGGTGGCGGTGGGCCTGGCCCTGATGGTGGCCATCTTCCGCACCAAGCAGACCACCAACGTGGATGAGCTGCGCAGCCTGAAAGGCTGA
- the nuoL gene encoding NADH-quinone oxidoreductase subunit L, which produces MDALFGWSWLIIAFPLLGFLINLVSTGQTRERTVGIVASAAAAASFGASALVFAALLARPAEARLVEISLYRWAAVPPLAVEVGLRLDPLSTAMALIVTLVGTLIHIYSIGYMAGDPHIRRFFMFLNLFLASMLLLVLADNFFLLFVGWELVGLCSYLLIGFWFEVPYNAWAGRKAFIANRIGDFGFTVGLLLLFWTFGTFRYGPVFEAVERGAVEAGLLTLITLLLFAGVTGKSAQIPLYVWLPDAMAGPTPVSALIHAATMVTAGVYLIARAHPLFAAAPLTQGVVVMVGAATALWAALIAAGQFDIKRVLAFSTISQLGYMVAAAGAGATTAAIFHLGTHAFFKALLFLGAGSVIHALEHAHHHGGGSGPFDPNDMRRMGGLARRMPTTAWTYGIGAAALAGIPPLAGFWSKDEILNALRGTAGWSALAYGLLLAAAFLTAFYMTRQVWMVFAGAPRSPEAAHAEESPAVMTAPLGIFAFFSIVAGWINAPGLGLLAAWLEPGHPPAFHPEQAALATLIALAGVGAGWAIYRPQAWPAGVEDPLQKALGAFFTALNRKLYVDEVYDALFVRPFQGLARAVATVVEPYGIDGAVNGLARLVGMAAAQARRWSSGYVRQYGLSVLFGAVFLLLYVLLMLR; this is translated from the coding sequence ATGGACGCGCTGTTCGGGTGGTCGTGGCTGATCATCGCCTTCCCGTTGTTGGGCTTCTTGATCAACCTGGTCTCCACCGGCCAGACGCGGGAGCGCACGGTCGGGATCGTGGCCTCGGCGGCCGCTGCGGCCTCCTTCGGGGCCTCGGCCCTGGTCTTCGCCGCCCTGCTGGCCCGCCCGGCGGAGGCCCGTCTGGTGGAGATCTCCCTCTATCGCTGGGCGGCCGTCCCGCCGCTCGCGGTCGAGGTGGGGCTCCGCCTCGATCCCCTCTCCACCGCTATGGCGCTGATCGTGACCCTGGTGGGGACGCTGATCCACATCTACTCCATCGGCTACATGGCGGGCGATCCCCACATCCGCCGCTTTTTTATGTTCCTCAACCTCTTCCTGGCTTCGATGCTCCTCCTGGTCCTGGCCGACAACTTCTTTCTCCTCTTCGTGGGCTGGGAGCTGGTGGGGCTCTGTTCGTATCTGCTGATCGGCTTCTGGTTCGAGGTGCCCTACAACGCATGGGCGGGGCGCAAGGCCTTCATCGCGAACCGGATTGGGGACTTTGGGTTCACGGTGGGCCTTCTGCTGCTCTTCTGGACCTTCGGCACGTTCCGCTACGGGCCGGTCTTTGAGGCGGTGGAGCGGGGGGCGGTGGAGGCGGGCCTGCTCACGCTGATCACGCTGTTGCTTTTCGCAGGGGTGACAGGGAAGAGCGCCCAGATCCCCCTCTATGTCTGGTTGCCCGATGCCATGGCCGGCCCCACGCCGGTCTCCGCCCTGATCCACGCGGCGACCATGGTCACCGCAGGCGTCTACCTGATCGCCCGCGCCCATCCGCTCTTCGCCGCGGCCCCGCTGACCCAGGGTGTGGTGGTCATGGTGGGGGCGGCCACGGCCCTGTGGGCGGCATTGATCGCGGCGGGGCAGTTTGACATCAAGCGGGTTCTGGCTTTCTCCACTATTTCCCAGTTGGGCTATATGGTGGCGGCGGCGGGAGCAGGGGCCACCACGGCGGCGATCTTCCACCTGGGCACCCATGCCTTTTTCAAGGCCTTGCTCTTCCTGGGGGCGGGATCGGTGATCCACGCCCTGGAGCACGCGCACCATCACGGTGGAGGATCCGGCCCCTTCGATCCGAATGACATGCGTCGCATGGGCGGCTTGGCCCGGCGGATGCCGACCACCGCCTGGACCTATGGGATCGGGGCGGCGGCCCTGGCCGGGATCCCGCCCCTGGCCGGGTTCTGGAGCAAGGATGAGATCCTGAACGCCCTCCGGGGAACAGCGGGATGGTCCGCCCTGGCTTACGGGTTGCTGCTCGCCGCGGCCTTCCTCACCGCCTTCTACATGACCCGTCAGGTGTGGATGGTGTTCGCCGGCGCGCCCCGCAGCCCCGAGGCCGCCCATGCCGAGGAGAGCCCGGCGGTGATGACGGCCCCGCTGGGGATCTTCGCCTTCTTCTCCATCGTGGCGGGGTGGATCAACGCCCCCGGCCTGGGCCTGCTCGCCGCCTGGCTGGAGCCGGGGCATCCTCCCGCCTTCCATCCCGAGCAGGCCGCCCTGGCCACCCTCATCGCCCTGGCGGGGGTGGGGGCGGGATGGGCGATCTACCGTCCCCAGGCCTGGCCGGCGGGCGTGGAGGATCCCTTGCAGAAGGCCCTCGGCGCCTTCTTCACCGCCCTGAACCGCAAGCTCTACGTGGATGAGGTCTACGATGCGCTGTTCGTCCGCCCCTTCCAGGGGCTGGCGCGGGCGGTGGCAACGGTGGTAGAGCCTTACGGGATCGACGGGGCGGTGAACGGCCTGGCCCGCCTGGTGGGGATGGCCGCCGCCCAAGCGCGTCGCTGGAGCAGCGGCTACGTGCGGCAGTATGGTCTCTCCGTGCTCTTCGGCGCGGTCTTCCTGCTGCTCTACGTGTTGCTCATGCTGCGCTGA
- a CDS encoding NuoM family protein, protein MREFPILTAILMTPLVGALLILGLPRERTRAIRWTALGFSLISLGLALVALARLDLSRPEPQLVERWVWAPAIGASYTVGVDGISLWLVLLTALIFPLALAASWTIEERVKEYMALMLALETGVLGVFLSLDLLLFYIFWEFTLVPMTLLIGIWGGPRRVYAAVKFFLYTMAGSVFMLVAIVALWLLSRPLTGTGTFDPQWMAARLSPLLAPEVQRWLFLAFGLAFAIKVPMWPFHSWLPDAHVEAPTAGSVILAALLLKMGAYGFLRWNFTLFPAAARELALPIAILAVVAILYGALASYAQEDFKRLVAFSSVSHMGFVMLGLSALNPLGVQAALLQMVNHGLSTGGLFLLVGMLYERTHTRDFRALGGLWKALPLYGGILMVVGFSSMGLPGLNGFVGEFLILLGAFGSTALGAAARALTVLAAFGVVLAAVYILTMILRVLHGPLPERWRGLPDLNGRELAIMAPLLALIVFIGLYPHPFFAAMQASVQQTLAALAGAALAMR, encoded by the coding sequence ATGCGGGAGTTTCCGATCTTGACGGCGATCCTCATGACCCCCTTGGTCGGGGCCCTGTTGATCCTGGGCCTCCCACGGGAGCGAACGAGGGCCATCCGGTGGACGGCCCTCGGGTTCAGCCTGATCTCGCTGGGGCTGGCCCTGGTGGCCCTGGCCCGTTTGGATCTCTCCCGTCCGGAGCCCCAGCTGGTGGAGCGCTGGGTCTGGGCGCCCGCCATCGGCGCCTCTTACACAGTGGGCGTGGATGGGATCAGCCTGTGGCTGGTGCTGCTCACCGCCCTGATCTTCCCCCTGGCCCTGGCCGCCTCCTGGACCATCGAGGAGCGGGTGAAGGAATACATGGCGCTGATGCTCGCCCTGGAGACCGGGGTGCTGGGGGTGTTCCTGTCCCTGGACCTTTTGCTGTTTTACATCTTCTGGGAATTCACCCTGGTGCCCATGACGCTGCTCATCGGGATCTGGGGCGGCCCGCGCCGGGTGTATGCAGCGGTGAAGTTCTTCCTTTATACGATGGCCGGCTCGGTGTTCATGCTGGTGGCCATCGTGGCCCTCTGGCTCCTCTCCCGCCCGCTGACCGGGACGGGGACCTTCGATCCCCAATGGATGGCCGCGCGGCTTTCCCCGCTGCTCGCCCCGGAGGTCCAGCGCTGGCTCTTTCTGGCCTTCGGGCTGGCCTTCGCCATCAAGGTGCCCATGTGGCCTTTCCATTCGTGGCTCCCGGATGCCCATGTGGAGGCCCCAACGGCCGGGTCGGTGATCCTGGCCGCTCTGTTGCTGAAGATGGGCGCCTACGGGTTCCTGCGCTGGAACTTCACGCTCTTCCCGGCCGCAGCCCGGGAGCTCGCTCTCCCCATCGCCATCCTGGCGGTGGTGGCCATCCTCTACGGGGCCCTGGCCTCTTACGCCCAGGAGGACTTCAAGCGCCTGGTGGCCTTCTCCAGCGTTTCCCATATGGGGTTCGTGATGCTGGGGCTTTCCGCCCTGAACCCCCTGGGGGTGCAGGCGGCGCTGCTCCAGATGGTCAACCACGGTCTGAGCACCGGGGGGCTGTTCCTGCTGGTGGGGATGCTGTATGAGCGCACCCACACGCGGGACTTCCGGGCGCTGGGGGGGCTGTGGAAGGCGCTGCCGCTGTATGGTGGGATCCTGATGGTGGTGGGGTTTTCCTCCATGGGGCTGCCCGGCCTCAACGGCTTCGTGGGGGAGTTCCTGATCCTGCTGGGCGCCTTCGGATCCACAGCCCTGGGGGCGGCGGCCCGCGCGCTGACGGTCCTGGCGGCCTTCGGGGTGGTGCTGGCGGCGGTCTACATCCTGACGATGATCCTGCGGGTGTTGCATGGTCCGCTGCCGGAGCGCTGGCGGGGGTTGCCGGATCTCAACGGGCGGGAGCTGGCGATCATGGCGCCGCTCCTGGCGTTGATTGTGTTCATTGGGCTTTATCCGCATCCCTTCTTCGCGGCGATGCAGGCTTCGGTGCAGCAAACGCTGGCTGCCCTGGCTGGGGCGGCGCTCGCGATGCGTTGA
- a CDS encoding NADH-quinone oxidoreductase subunit N has protein sequence MMWTPLWPTIVLTAGALGLLLVEAFRRPGSAHGMAWGALGITGAGLGVTLALAGEGPVEGFHRMVVWDRPAFWFSLAVLLGTGMAILLSRHYLVDRGLERGEYYALLLLASAGMLLMAVAGDLLIVFLALEWLSFPLYVLTGFARPRAESEEAALKYFLLGAFASAFLVFGIALIFAGTGVTNLRDLAAWLERPDPGARPLVWIGGALLLVALGFKVAAVPFHLWTPDVYEGAPTPVTGFMAAATKTAAVAALARVLLTGLAPATALWAGPLAWMAAATMLVGNIVALMQSDFKRMMAYSSIAHAGYLLLGLLGEPSLALPGVVFYLLAYAFATLGAFAVAVSMAGPEGEDHSFEAYAGVARRAPGMGAAMALFMLSLIGVPPTAGFFAKLLLFAAAWQAGWTALVLIGVITTVISAYFYLRVVVAMWMGRPEPLRLPARYPWVRASVVISGLGTLLLGFLWFLLKGVTL, from the coding sequence ATGATGTGGACACCGCTGTGGCCGACGATCGTCCTGACGGCGGGGGCGCTGGGGTTGCTCCTCGTGGAAGCCTTCCGGCGTCCGGGATCGGCCCATGGGATGGCCTGGGGGGCCCTGGGGATCACCGGAGCGGGGCTGGGGGTCACCCTCGCCCTGGCCGGCGAGGGGCCCGTCGAGGGGTTCCATCGGATGGTCGTGTGGGATCGCCCGGCCTTCTGGTTCAGCCTGGCCGTCCTGCTTGGGACCGGGATGGCCATCCTGCTGTCGCGCCATTATTTGGTGGATCGGGGGCTGGAGCGCGGGGAGTATTACGCGCTCCTGTTGCTGGCCTCCGCCGGCATGCTGCTGATGGCGGTGGCCGGGGATCTGCTCATCGTGTTCCTGGCCTTGGAGTGGCTGTCGTTTCCCCTGTATGTGCTGACGGGCTTCGCCCGGCCCCGGGCCGAATCGGAGGAGGCGGCCCTCAAGTATTTCCTGCTGGGGGCCTTCGCCTCGGCCTTCCTGGTGTTCGGGATCGCCCTGATCTTTGCCGGGACGGGCGTGACGAACTTGCGGGACCTGGCCGCATGGCTGGAGCGGCCGGATCCCGGGGCCCGGCCCCTGGTCTGGATCGGCGGGGCGCTCCTGCTGGTGGCCCTCGGCTTCAAAGTGGCGGCGGTGCCTTTCCATCTGTGGACGCCGGATGTGTATGAGGGGGCGCCCACGCCGGTGACGGGGTTTATGGCCGCGGCGACCAAGACCGCGGCCGTCGCCGCCCTGGCCCGGGTGCTCCTCACAGGTCTGGCGCCGGCAACGGCTCTCTGGGCGGGGCCGCTGGCGTGGATGGCTGCGGCGACCATGCTGGTGGGCAACATCGTTGCCCTCATGCAATCCGACTTCAAGCGGATGATGGCCTATTCCAGCATCGCCCATGCCGGGTATCTGCTCCTGGGCCTGCTGGGGGAGCCGTCGCTGGCGCTGCCGGGCGTGGTGTTCTACCTGCTGGCTTACGCCTTCGCCACCCTGGGGGCCTTCGCGGTGGCGGTGAGCATGGCAGGCCCCGAGGGGGAGGATCACTCCTTTGAGGCCTACGCGGGGGTGGCCCGCCGCGCCCCGGGGATGGGAGCGGCCATGGCGCTTTTCATGCTCTCCCTCATCGGGGTGCCGCCGACGGCGGGCTTTTTCGCCAAGCTGCTCCTGTTCGCGGCGGCCTGGCAGGCCGGGTGGACAGCCCTGGTCCTTATCGGGGTGATCACCACAGTGATCTCCGCGTATTTCTACCTGCGGGTGGTGGTGGCCATGTGGATGGGCCGGCCGGAGCCCCTTCGTCTCCCGGCCCGCTATCCCTGGGTGCGCGCCTCCGTGGTGATCTCCGGCCTGGGCACGCTCCTCCTGGGCTTCCTCTGGTTCCTGCTAAAAGGGGTGACCCTCTGA
- the ffh gene encoding signal recognition particle protein, translating to MFEGLTQKFQQIFDRLGRRGVLTEADVDAALREIRLALLEADVHYTVVRDFLARVRERAVGAEVLRSLTPAQQVIKIVYEELVKTLGSPAPLHLAGSPPHGVMLVGLQGSGKTTTAAKLALRMRKAGQRPLLVAADVYRPAAIDQLEILGKQLNIPVYREGPEADPVDIARRALRFARDHGHTLVILDTAGRLHIDEEMMAELEAIRAAIRPEEILLVVDAMTGQDAVRAAEAFHRRLSLTGLILTKLDGDARGGAAISIRAVTGVPIKFIGVGEKPDQLEPFQPERLASRILGMGDVLTLIERAQEAVEAEKAAEMARKLSRAEFTLEDFREQLRMLRKMGPLSQLLEMLPGYSQMARMLSPEEADRQFKRIEAIINSMTPEERRNPEILNASRKRRIARGSGTTVQEVNQLLNEFRQLQRLMKQMKAGRGGFPFPFFR from the coding sequence ATGTTTGAGGGGCTGACCCAGAAATTCCAGCAGATCTTCGACCGCCTGGGGCGGCGGGGGGTGCTCACCGAGGCCGACGTGGACGCGGCGCTGCGGGAGATCCGCCTGGCCCTCCTGGAGGCGGACGTCCACTACACCGTGGTCCGCGACTTCCTGGCCCGGGTCCGGGAGCGGGCGGTGGGGGCCGAGGTGTTGCGGAGCCTCACCCCGGCCCAACAGGTGATCAAGATCGTCTACGAGGAGCTGGTGAAAACCCTGGGCAGCCCGGCCCCGCTCCATCTCGCGGGCTCCCCGCCCCACGGGGTGATGCTGGTCGGGTTGCAGGGATCGGGCAAGACCACTACGGCGGCGAAGCTGGCCCTGCGCATGCGGAAGGCCGGCCAGCGCCCCCTGCTGGTGGCGGCCGACGTCTACCGCCCGGCGGCCATCGATCAGCTGGAGATCCTGGGAAAGCAGCTGAACATCCCGGTCTACCGGGAAGGGCCGGAGGCGGACCCGGTGGACATCGCCCGCCGCGCGCTGCGGTTCGCCCGGGATCACGGACATACCCTGGTGATCCTGGACACAGCGGGCCGGCTGCACATCGATGAGGAGATGATGGCGGAGCTGGAGGCCATCCGGGCTGCCATCCGGCCGGAGGAGATCCTGCTGGTGGTCGACGCGATGACCGGCCAGGACGCCGTCCGGGCGGCTGAGGCTTTCCATCGGCGGCTGAGCCTGACCGGCCTCATCCTCACCAAGCTGGATGGGGATGCCCGCGGCGGGGCGGCCATCAGCATCCGAGCGGTGACCGGGGTCCCCATCAAGTTCATCGGAGTGGGCGAGAAGCCAGATCAGCTGGAGCCGTTCCAGCCGGAGCGGCTGGCCTCCCGGATCCTGGGCATGGGGGATGTGCTCACGTTGATCGAGCGGGCCCAGGAGGCGGTGGAGGCGGAGAAGGCGGCGGAGATGGCCCGCAAGCTGAGCCGGGCCGAGTTCACCCTGGAGGATTTCCGGGAGCAGCTGCGGATGTTGCGGAAGATGGGGCCGCTCTCCCAGCTGCTGGAGATGTTGCCCGGTTACAGTCAGATGGCTCGAATGCTCTCGCCGGAGGAGGCGGATCGCCAGTTCAAGCGCATCGAAGCGATCATCAACTCGATGACGCCGGAGGAACGGCGCAACCCGGAGATCCTGAACGCCAGCCGCAAGCGGCGGATCGCCCGGGGCAGCGGGACCACCGTGCAGGAGGTCAACCAGCTGCTCAACGAGTTCCGCCAGCTCCAGCGTCTGATGAAGCAGATGAAAGCCGGCCGCGGCGGCTTCCCCTTCCCGTTTTTCCGTTGA
- the rpsP gene encoding 30S ribosomal protein S16, producing the protein MVRIRLQRMGKKHEPTYRIVVADSRAPRDGKFIEIIGHYNPRTEPETIVVNEARALHWLRVGAQPTEAVRILFRKTGTLARFERLKAGEPLEALVAEATALEAGTRTSTR; encoded by the coding sequence ATGGTTCGGATCCGACTGCAGCGCATGGGGAAGAAGCACGAACCCACTTATCGGATCGTCGTGGCGGATTCGCGGGCGCCGCGGGATGGGAAGTTCATCGAGATCATCGGGCATTATAACCCCCGCACGGAGCCGGAGACCATCGTGGTGAACGAGGCCCGCGCCCTCCACTGGTTGCGGGTAGGCGCCCAGCCCACGGAGGCGGTGCGGATCCTGTTCCGTAAGACGGGGACGCTGGCTCGCTTCGAGCGGCTGAAGGCCGGCGAGCCGCTGGAGGCGCTGGTCGCGGAGGCCACAGCCCTGGAGGCCGGCACCCGCACCTCCACCCGCTGA
- a CDS encoding KH domain-containing protein, producing the protein MRAFLEFIVRALLDDPSAVQIRELRRGPVIRYILKAPPGEMGRLIGREGHLAEAIRQVMRAAAPPHRKVDLRIEPLE; encoded by the coding sequence ATGCGGGCCTTCCTGGAGTTCATCGTCCGGGCCCTGCTGGACGATCCCTCCGCGGTGCAGATCCGGGAGCTGCGCCGGGGGCCGGTGATCCGTTACATCCTGAAGGCGCCGCCCGGCGAGATGGGACGCCTGATCGGCCGGGAGGGACATCTGGCGGAGGCCATCCGTCAGGTCATGCGGGCCGCGGCCCCTCCGCATCGGAAGGTGGATCTGCGGATTGAGCCCCTGGAGTAA
- the rimM gene encoding ribosome maturation factor RimM (Essential for efficient processing of 16S rRNA) yields MRKPLPRFLAVARIARPWGVRGEMKLEILTDFPERLKRLKRVYIGEEAIPYEGVRFRYYKGMVLMRLPGCETREAAEALRGRLVLIEREEAVPLPPGEFYEHEILDMDVYTTEGVYLGRVKEILYTRANDVYVVLGPFGEVLIPAIRDVVREIDVEANRMVIWPMPGLLDEAEEA; encoded by the coding sequence ATGCGGAAGCCGCTCCCCCGTTTCCTCGCCGTGGCCCGGATCGCCCGCCCCTGGGGGGTCCGGGGCGAGATGAAGCTGGAGATCCTCACCGATTTCCCCGAGCGGCTGAAACGGCTCAAGCGGGTCTACATTGGGGAGGAAGCCATCCCCTACGAGGGAGTCCGCTTCCGGTATTACAAGGGGATGGTCCTCATGCGGTTGCCCGGATGCGAGACGCGGGAGGCGGCGGAGGCGTTGCGGGGACGTCTGGTGCTGATCGAGCGGGAGGAGGCCGTCCCGCTCCCGCCGGGGGAGTTCTACGAGCACGAGATCCTGGATATGGACGTCTACACCACCGAAGGGGTATACCTGGGGCGCGTGAAGGAGATCCTCTACACCCGAGCCAACGACGTGTATGTCGTCCTGGGCCCCTTCGGGGAGGTCCTCATCCCGGCCATCCGGGATGTGGTCCGGGAGATCGACGTCGAAGCCAACCGGATGGTGATCTGGCCCATGCCCGGCCTCCTCGATGAGGCGGAGGAGGCGTGA
- a CDS encoding response regulator transcription factor, translating to MAETILVVEDEAELAELIRRFLERRGFQVVLAFNGTEGWQKFQEHQPDLVILDLMLPDIDGLEVCRQIRAVSTVPILILTARAAVEERVEGLKLGADDYIVKPFSMEELLARIDAHLRRVRLPPPGKRIYWRFGEGALLIDPQYPRVILHGEERLLTETEHRLLCYLAERAGQTLSPEEIARNVWPDGSVDPQNVKWYIWRLRQRIEPDPDQPRFLLTERGHGYRFALG from the coding sequence ATGGCGGAGACGATCCTGGTGGTGGAGGATGAGGCGGAGCTGGCGGAACTCATCCGTCGTTTCCTGGAGCGGCGGGGCTTCCAGGTGGTCCTGGCCTTCAACGGCACGGAGGGCTGGCAGAAATTCCAGGAGCACCAGCCGGACCTGGTGATCCTGGACCTTATGCTTCCCGATATCGATGGGCTGGAGGTCTGCCGGCAGATCCGCGCGGTCTCCACGGTGCCCATCCTGATCCTGACCGCCCGCGCCGCTGTGGAGGAACGGGTGGAGGGGTTGAAGCTGGGCGCCGATGACTACATCGTCAAGCCTTTCTCAATGGAGGAGCTCCTGGCCCGCATCGATGCCCACCTGCGCCGGGTTCGCCTGCCGCCGCCCGGCAAGCGGATCTACTGGCGCTTCGGGGAGGGCGCCCTGCTCATCGATCCCCAGTATCCCCGGGTGATCCTGCATGGGGAGGAGCGGCTGTTGACCGAGACGGAACACCGCCTGCTGTGCTATCTGGCGGAGCGGGCCGGGCAAACCCTCAGCCCCGAGGAGATCGCCCGGAACGTCTGGCCCGACGGCAGCGTGGATCCCCAGAACGTCAAATGGTATATCTGGCGCCTCCGCCAGCGGATCGAGCCGGACCCTGATCAGCCGCGCTTTTTGCTGACGGAGCGCGGCCACGGTTACCGGTTCGCCCTCGGATGA
- a CDS encoding peptidoglycan bridge formation glycyltransferase FemA/FemB family protein, which yields MGVREVDAEAWMAFLEAHPEAHILQTAPWATLKAGFGWQARRWLVIEGGFPRAGLQVLIRSLPLGFSILYVPKGPVGDWQRPEVFRCLQSALDRLAREVRALYLRLEPDAAEGELTLDLLAFGFQPAPPVQPRRTILVSLEGEEEALLQRMHPKTRYNIRLAERKGVTVREAGPEDLPRFYELLRRTAERDRFAIHTFAYYRAAYERFVPHLARLWLAYYEEEPLAGLMAFAWGERAWYFYGASGDRHRERMPTYALQWTAMRWAKARGCRLYDLWGIPDEEPEILEAQFMARRDGLWGVYRFKRGFGGRIVRWAGAFDRVYRPRLYRLLRRLIRA from the coding sequence ATGGGCGTCCGGGAGGTGGATGCGGAAGCCTGGATGGCCTTCCTGGAAGCCCATCCGGAGGCGCACATCCTCCAGACCGCCCCCTGGGCCACGTTGAAGGCGGGCTTCGGCTGGCAGGCCCGCCGGTGGCTGGTGATCGAGGGCGGCTTCCCCCGCGCCGGCCTGCAGGTTCTGATCCGCTCCCTCCCCCTGGGCTTTTCCATCCTCTATGTTCCGAAAGGGCCGGTGGGAGACTGGCAACGCCCGGAGGTCTTCCGCTGCTTGCAGAGCGCCCTGGACCGCCTGGCCCGGGAGGTCCGGGCCCTCTACCTGCGCCTGGAGCCCGACGCGGCCGAGGGAGAGCTCACCCTGGACCTTCTCGCCTTCGGATTCCAGCCCGCCCCGCCGGTGCAGCCCCGGCGGACCATCCTCGTCTCCCTCGAGGGAGAGGAGGAGGCCCTGCTTCAGCGGATGCATCCCAAGACCCGCTATAACATCCGCCTGGCCGAGCGCAAGGGCGTGACGGTGCGGGAGGCCGGGCCGGAGGATCTCCCCCGATTTTACGAGCTGCTTCGTCGGACAGCGGAGCGGGATCGCTTCGCCATCCACACCTTCGCGTATTATCGCGCCGCCTACGAACGCTTCGTCCCTCATCTGGCCCGCCTCTGGCTGGCTTACTATGAGGAGGAGCCTCTGGCCGGGCTGATGGCCTTCGCCTGGGGAGAGCGAGCCTGGTATTTCTACGGCGCCTCAGGAGACCGCCACCGGGAGAGGATGCCCACCTACGCCCTTCAGTGGACGGCGATGCGCTGGGCGAAGGCGCGGGGATGCCGCCTGTATGACCTGTGGGGGATCCCGGATGAGGAGCCGGAGATCCTGGAGGCCCAGTTTATGGCCCGCCGGGATGGGCTGTGGGGCGTGTATCGCTTCAAGCGGGGGTTCGGCGGCCGCATCGTCCGCTGGGCAGGCGCCTTCGATCGCGTCTATCGCCCCCGGCTCTACCGCTTGCTTCGGAGGCTGATCCGGGCATGA